A single window of Halobacillus naozhouensis DNA harbors:
- a CDS encoding iron ABC transporter permease: MNQMMKQTIIGVLTFGGGAALLCVLTFIHINQGNVSIPVGTVVEAIFNPQDTLNHHTIRILRLPRAVMGILAGGALAVSGVVLQTVTKNPLSSSSTLGIHSGTYFAVVVSTIFFPFAMFGNGIVTAFVGGVVTFLIVYLLSGAGNATPVRMVLAGMIVTFLFSSLTSVLQIFYENEVQGLFLWGSGTLVQNNWNGVQFSSPFILLSIVLLLIYAGKLNTLTLGDDVATALGQNVRSVKFITVIAAVLLTAVTVSVVGPIGFVGLVAPHIIKLIGYRSHIPLMIGSFIWGGNVLLMADVMARIIDPSFAELPVGAITALVGSPWLIWLVLRMRNDNNTEENGTIMAGKGAANISLKKIVPTLSVVILITVFVSMASGNFGFEPVLTINALFGNANEFIRNFILELRLPRSMVALFSGAILAVSGLIFQGVLRNPLADPSVIGITSGAGVGALTTMYLFSVSAVWIPVGAMAGAFVFFLLVMVLGAKANFYPTTLALLGIGISAFGSAIIQILVVQADMGVASALTWLSGTTYARGWPELLQFLIWPVILFIPILAVHIKTLDVLSLGDETAKGLGLGVTSVRFQMALLATLLAACSVAAVGSIGFVGLIAPHFARLIVGSANQKLLPVTMLIGGFLLVLADLFSRTLLAPNEIPSGILVALIGAPYFLWLMKRRSI; this comes from the coding sequence ATGAATCAAATGATGAAACAGACAATAATTGGTGTCCTGACTTTTGGAGGCGGGGCTGCTTTGTTGTGTGTGTTAACTTTTATCCACATTAATCAGGGAAATGTGTCGATACCGGTTGGGACTGTAGTCGAAGCTATCTTTAACCCGCAGGACACTTTAAACCACCATACGATTAGGATACTAAGGCTGCCGCGTGCTGTTATGGGAATTCTTGCCGGTGGAGCGCTTGCGGTGTCAGGGGTTGTGCTGCAAACCGTCACGAAAAACCCGCTGTCCTCAAGCAGTACGCTCGGTATTCATTCAGGAACCTACTTTGCCGTCGTCGTGTCCACGATCTTTTTCCCGTTTGCGATGTTCGGAAATGGTATTGTGACCGCCTTTGTCGGAGGAGTCGTCACCTTTCTGATTGTTTACTTGTTATCAGGGGCAGGCAATGCCACTCCTGTACGAATGGTGTTAGCGGGGATGATCGTCACCTTTTTATTTTCCTCACTGACGTCGGTGTTGCAAATTTTTTACGAAAATGAAGTACAGGGGCTCTTTCTATGGGGGTCTGGTACGCTGGTGCAAAACAACTGGAACGGTGTACAGTTTTCCTCCCCGTTTATCTTGCTATCGATCGTCTTATTACTCATCTATGCAGGAAAACTCAATACGCTGACCCTCGGAGATGATGTGGCGACCGCATTAGGGCAAAATGTCCGTTCTGTTAAATTCATTACGGTTATCGCAGCTGTTTTATTAACGGCTGTGACGGTGAGTGTCGTTGGACCGATCGGTTTTGTCGGTTTGGTGGCCCCGCATATTATCAAGCTGATCGGCTATCGCTCTCATATTCCGCTAATGATTGGTTCCTTTATTTGGGGAGGCAATGTTCTGTTGATGGCTGACGTGATGGCGAGAATCATTGACCCTTCCTTTGCTGAACTGCCGGTCGGAGCCATTACTGCTCTTGTAGGATCGCCATGGTTGATTTGGCTTGTCCTTCGGATGAGAAATGACAACAATACAGAGGAGAACGGAACGATTATGGCTGGTAAGGGAGCAGCCAATATTTCCTTGAAAAAAATTGTTCCGACCCTATCCGTGGTCATCCTTATCACGGTTTTCGTAAGTATGGCGTCAGGTAATTTCGGCTTTGAGCCTGTACTAACGATCAATGCCCTGTTTGGAAATGCGAATGAATTTATTCGAAATTTCATCCTTGAGTTAAGGCTGCCACGCTCAATGGTGGCCCTGTTCAGTGGGGCAATTCTCGCGGTCAGCGGATTAATTTTTCAAGGGGTGTTACGAAACCCACTGGCTGACCCTTCTGTGATCGGGATTACGTCAGGAGCCGGGGTTGGGGCGTTGACAACCATGTATTTATTCAGTGTGTCAGCTGTCTGGATCCCTGTTGGTGCGATGGCGGGAGCTTTTGTGTTCTTTCTGCTCGTCATGGTGCTCGGGGCAAAAGCCAACTTCTATCCAACAACACTTGCCTTATTAGGAATTGGTATTTCCGCATTTGGCTCGGCGATCATTCAAATCCTGGTTGTCCAGGCTGATATGGGTGTAGCCTCAGCTTTAACCTGGCTGTCTGGAACCACATATGCTAGAGGGTGGCCGGAATTGCTGCAATTCCTAATTTGGCCGGTGATTTTATTTATTCCGATCTTAGCGGTTCATATCAAGACATTGGATGTTCTGTCCCTTGGCGATGAAACGGCTAAAGGGTTAGGTCTCGGGGTTACATCGGTTCGTTTTCAAATGGCTCTCCTGGCTACGTTACTTGCTGCATGCAGCGTGGCAGCTGTTGGTTCGATCGGGTTCGTCGGCTTAATTGCCCCGCACTTTGCACGGTTGATAGTCGGCAGTGCCAATCAAAAGCTGTTGCCTGTCACGATGTTGATTGGCGGCTTCTTACTTGTATTGGCTGATTTATTCAGTCGCACTTTGCTCGCCCCGAACGAAATTCCTTCAGGGATTTTAGTGGCCTTGATCGGAGCGCCTTATTTCTTATGGCTGATGAAGCGCCGTTCGATATAA
- a CDS encoding ABC transporter substrate-binding protein, giving the protein MKKLGFICLFVMMAVLAACSGGNENSSEESSSDSQSNEDTRSVTITDAMGEQTIEGTPKKVVVLEWTYAENLQALGMEPVGVAGLDQYSKWVNVGIPFSDEVKSVGTRAEPNLEAIARLDPDLIIGVKFRHEQIADQLKDIAPTVMFAPYSEESAKNQFKNMKDEFNTMAKILAKQEKADEVLTAMKQTFKEQQARLEKAGFSDMNYLITQAFTAQNTPTLRLFTDNSIVAHVMKNMGMNNVFKSDKLEVYGYTQTTVETLQNYQDAHFFYIVQEEDNIFSEQLAGNPVWEELAFVEEGRTHKLPGDTWTFGGPLSAEVLAKQIVDSVVK; this is encoded by the coding sequence GTGAAGAAACTAGGATTTATCTGTTTATTTGTTATGATGGCTGTCTTGGCAGCTTGTAGTGGAGGTAACGAGAATTCCAGCGAGGAAAGCAGCAGTGATTCTCAGTCAAATGAAGATACACGTTCTGTAACCATTACGGATGCAATGGGTGAGCAGACAATTGAGGGAACTCCTAAGAAAGTGGTCGTATTAGAATGGACGTATGCTGAAAATCTTCAGGCTTTAGGTATGGAACCTGTAGGAGTGGCGGGGCTTGACCAATATAGCAAGTGGGTAAACGTCGGAATCCCTTTCAGTGATGAGGTGAAAAGTGTAGGAACGCGTGCTGAACCTAACCTTGAAGCCATCGCTAGACTCGATCCGGATTTAATTATCGGGGTAAAATTCCGCCATGAACAAATTGCGGATCAACTTAAAGATATCGCCCCAACGGTGATGTTTGCGCCGTACTCAGAGGAGAGTGCGAAAAATCAGTTTAAGAATATGAAAGATGAATTCAATACAATGGCTAAAATTCTCGCCAAACAGGAAAAAGCTGACGAGGTTTTAACAGCTATGAAACAGACGTTTAAAGAGCAGCAGGCTCGGCTTGAAAAGGCCGGATTTTCAGATATGAATTATTTGATCACTCAGGCATTTACAGCCCAAAATACTCCAACATTACGGTTGTTTACCGACAATTCAATTGTGGCGCACGTGATGAAAAACATGGGGATGAACAACGTCTTTAAATCAGACAAGCTGGAAGTCTACGGATATACACAAACGACGGTTGAAACGTTACAAAATTATCAAGATGCCCATTTCTTTTATATTGTACAGGAAGAGGACAACATCTTTAGCGAACAGCTGGCCGGGAACCCAGTTTGGGAAGAGTTAGCTTTTGTGGAAGAAGGCCGGACCCACAAGCTTCCTGGTGACACATGGACATTCGGAGGACCGTTATCCGCTGAAGTTCTAGCCAAACAAATTGTAGATTCTGTGGTAAAATAA
- the ilvA gene encoding threonine ammonia-lyase, producing MGDFLTLPRVFEAKEHLYNVVHQTPFKTSETFNQSTGSQVYMKMENQQKTGAFKVRGASFKIAQLTEVEARCGVIAASAGNHAQGVALAAAKRGISAKIFMPEGTPRAKVQATEAYGAVTVLTGESFQEAYGAAMKEQQRSGATFIHPFDDVDIMAGQATVAVEMLQEQPDLDTIVVPIGGGGLIAGIAYAAKQIKPSVNVIGVQSAQASATCNAFYKTGPKKLTTVSTIADGIAVKEPGTLTFRYIKKFVDGIVTVNEQQIASAIVHLLEREKTLVEGAGAAALAAVLADKLALTGEKCGVVVSGGNMDVSRLPHVQELALAKRMVMV from the coding sequence ATTGGGGATTTCTTAACATTACCAAGGGTGTTTGAGGCGAAGGAGCATTTATATAATGTTGTCCATCAAACACCGTTCAAAACATCGGAAACATTCAACCAATCAACAGGAAGCCAAGTGTACATGAAGATGGAGAACCAGCAGAAGACTGGTGCCTTCAAAGTGAGGGGGGCATCCTTTAAGATCGCTCAATTAACTGAGGTAGAAGCGCGGTGCGGAGTGATTGCAGCTTCCGCTGGCAACCATGCTCAAGGCGTCGCCCTAGCGGCCGCTAAACGCGGAATTTCGGCGAAAATCTTTATGCCGGAAGGAACACCAAGAGCCAAAGTGCAAGCCACCGAAGCTTATGGAGCAGTTACCGTTCTTACTGGAGAATCTTTTCAGGAAGCTTACGGAGCTGCTATGAAGGAGCAGCAACGCTCGGGGGCGACTTTTATTCACCCATTTGACGATGTCGATATTATGGCAGGGCAAGCGACAGTGGCGGTGGAGATGCTGCAGGAGCAGCCTGATCTCGATACGATTGTTGTACCGATCGGCGGGGGAGGGCTCATAGCGGGAATTGCTTATGCTGCGAAACAAATAAAGCCTTCCGTTAACGTCATTGGTGTTCAGTCTGCGCAAGCCTCAGCTACCTGTAATGCTTTTTATAAAACAGGTCCTAAAAAGTTGACCACTGTGTCGACGATTGCAGATGGCATCGCCGTGAAGGAACCTGGAACATTGACCTTTCGCTATATTAAAAAATTTGTAGACGGAATTGTCACGGTCAACGAACAGCAAATTGCCAGTGCGATTGTTCATTTGCTTGAGCGGGAGAAGACACTCGTAGAAGGGGCTGGAGCTGCCGCACTCGCAGCTGTGCTAGCGGATAAATTGGCACTAACCGGCGAAAAATGTGGCGTCGTCGTCAGTGGCGGAAATATGGACGTTTCTCGATTACCCCATGTACAGGAATTGGCTTTAGCCAAACGAATGGTAATGGTTTAA
- the dapF gene encoding diaminopimelate epimerase → MIEFIKCHGSGNDFILIDERLETYSFSEQDRYDLSRLLCHRASGIGSDGILFVLDSDKAEARMRMFNSDGTEAEMCGNGLRCVARYIIEETGKQAVDIETDKAVLAVSQVDPIYTGIDTFSVAIEPVSFAAKSLPMNFPADEAANVEVPALSKDYRFTALSVPNPHIVAVVEDYQEEDLAAVGEKANQLPDVFPKGVNVSFMKLLAPNKVFVQTYERGVGLTNACGTAMSASSLVSTLIGGNDLDTPIMVINKGGLVNCVVSKEKERYSIQLQGNATYVYRAAIEVDLEEMTWKQANSETFDKEIATYTQLEQYAASQI, encoded by the coding sequence ATGATAGAGTTTATAAAATGTCATGGATCAGGCAACGATTTTATTTTAATAGATGAACGACTTGAAACGTATTCGTTTTCAGAACAGGACCGTTATGACCTCTCGAGATTACTTTGTCATCGTGCGAGCGGCATCGGTTCTGATGGCATCCTATTTGTTCTTGATAGCGATAAAGCCGAGGCGAGAATGCGAATGTTTAACTCAGATGGGACCGAGGCGGAAATGTGCGGCAATGGCTTGCGCTGTGTGGCCCGCTATATAATAGAAGAAACAGGTAAGCAGGCGGTTGATATTGAAACAGACAAAGCAGTGCTTGCCGTAAGTCAAGTCGACCCAATTTACACAGGAATTGATACGTTTTCGGTAGCAATTGAACCGGTTTCTTTTGCTGCAAAATCTCTGCCGATGAATTTTCCGGCTGACGAAGCGGCAAACGTTGAAGTACCAGCATTGTCGAAGGACTATCGTTTCACCGCGTTAAGTGTACCCAACCCGCATATCGTCGCTGTTGTCGAGGATTATCAAGAAGAAGATTTAGCTGCGGTCGGTGAAAAAGCCAATCAGCTGCCGGACGTTTTTCCAAAAGGAGTTAATGTCAGCTTTATGAAGCTGCTCGCTCCGAATAAAGTGTTCGTTCAGACATATGAGCGCGGTGTTGGATTAACGAATGCCTGCGGAACCGCCATGTCAGCCTCCTCACTTGTATCAACTCTAATCGGAGGAAACGATCTTGATACGCCGATCATGGTCATCAACAAAGGTGGACTCGTCAATTGTGTCGTGAGCAAAGAAAAAGAACGTTATTCTATTCAACTGCAAGGGAATGCGACCTATGTGTACCGAGCTGCAATTGAAGTAGACTTAGAAGAGATGACTTGGAAACAAGCAAATTCCGAAACCTTTGATAAGGAAATAGCTACCTACACGCAGCTTGAACAGTACGCTGCATCACAAATCTGA
- the leuC gene encoding 3-isopropylmalate dehydratase large subunit, whose translation MGQPKTIIEKIWEQHVVHQEENKPDLLYIDLHLIHEVTSPQAFEGLRMSGRDVRRPDRTYGTVDHNVPTVHRNVIKDAVAKKQMDTLKQNCEEFGIRLADINHPDQGIVHVIGPELGLTQPGKTIVCGDSHTSTHGAFGALAFGIGTSEVEHVLATQSLWQASPKTLEVKVDGVLGTGVTAKDLILAIIAKFGVRFGTGYVIEYTGEAIRDLSMEERMTICNMSIEAGARAGLISPDETTVDYLKGKRYVPDGEEFEAAEKAWKALASDPEAVYDATVEIDASKVEPQVTWGTNPSHCVPVGASTPDPSALKDVQDRDSVQRALDYMGLQANQAIQSIPVEHVFIGSCTNSRLSDLRKAAHIVKGGKVNENVRALVVPGSQSVKEQAEAEGLDTIFLTAGFEWRDAGCSMCLAMNDDIVPPGERCASTSNRNFEGRQGNGARTHLVSPEMAAAAALEGYFVDVRKYAAAVGG comes from the coding sequence ATGGGGCAGCCGAAGACGATCATTGAAAAAATTTGGGAGCAGCACGTCGTGCATCAGGAAGAAAATAAGCCAGATTTGCTTTATATCGATTTGCATTTAATTCATGAAGTTACCTCTCCTCAGGCGTTTGAGGGACTGAGAATGAGTGGGCGAGACGTTCGTCGGCCGGATCGTACGTATGGCACAGTGGATCACAATGTGCCCACGGTTCATCGAAATGTCATTAAAGATGCCGTTGCTAAAAAGCAAATGGACACATTAAAACAAAATTGCGAGGAATTTGGCATCCGTCTTGCGGATATCAACCATCCTGATCAGGGGATTGTACACGTGATTGGCCCTGAGCTTGGATTAACGCAGCCGGGCAAAACGATAGTATGTGGAGATAGTCATACGTCTACACACGGAGCTTTCGGAGCATTAGCTTTTGGCATTGGTACGAGTGAAGTGGAGCATGTACTAGCAACACAATCACTTTGGCAGGCTTCCCCGAAAACGCTGGAAGTGAAAGTGGATGGTGTGCTCGGTACAGGGGTAACAGCTAAGGACTTGATTCTGGCTATTATTGCTAAATTTGGTGTTCGCTTTGGCACAGGCTATGTGATTGAATATACTGGCGAGGCAATTCGGGACTTGTCGATGGAAGAGCGGATGACGATCTGTAATATGTCGATTGAAGCCGGAGCTAGAGCTGGACTGATCAGCCCTGATGAAACAACGGTTGACTACTTGAAAGGTAAACGATACGTGCCAGACGGTGAAGAATTTGAGGCAGCCGAAAAAGCATGGAAAGCTTTAGCGTCAGACCCGGAGGCTGTTTATGATGCCACGGTCGAGATTGATGCCTCCAAGGTAGAGCCCCAGGTGACGTGGGGAACCAATCCGTCACATTGTGTGCCGGTAGGAGCCTCAACACCGGATCCATCAGCTCTAAAGGATGTCCAGGATCGGGATAGTGTGCAGCGAGCTCTTGATTATATGGGCCTACAAGCCAATCAAGCGATTCAGTCGATTCCAGTTGAGCACGTATTTATCGGCTCCTGTACAAATTCAAGATTAAGTGATTTGCGAAAAGCTGCACACATTGTCAAAGGCGGCAAAGTTAACGAAAATGTCAGAGCTCTCGTTGTTCCAGGTTCGCAATCGGTCAAAGAGCAGGCCGAGGCAGAGGGGCTTGATACCATTTTCCTCACCGCCGGTTTTGAATGGCGTGACGCAGGTTGCAGTATGTGTCTGGCTATGAATGATGATATTGTCCCACCTGGAGAACGTTGTGCCTCTACGTCCAACCGCAATTTTGAAGGACGGCAGGGGAATGGGGCGAGAACTCATCTTGTCAGTCCAGAGATGGCAGCAGCAGCGGCGCTGGAAGGTTATTTTGTCGATGTAAGAAAATATGCCGCAGCCGTAGGAGGGTAA
- a CDS encoding secondary thiamine-phosphate synthase enzyme YjbQ, whose protein sequence is MITTFSVKTDHHDQMIDITQDIADWIKQEGVEDGAVIVSSMHTTAGITINENADPDVKTDMLRRWSEIFPWEHPEDKHMEGNTAAHMKTSFVGHAQTIIIEKGELVLGTWQGIYFCEFDGPRQRTVSAKLLR, encoded by the coding sequence ATGATTACAACGTTCTCAGTAAAAACAGACCATCATGATCAAATGATTGATATCACTCAGGATATTGCCGATTGGATTAAACAAGAAGGGGTGGAGGACGGAGCTGTTATTGTATCCTCCATGCATACAACGGCCGGCATTACCATCAATGAAAATGCTGATCCTGACGTGAAAACGGACATGTTGAGAAGGTGGAGCGAAATTTTTCCTTGGGAACATCCAGAGGACAAACATATGGAAGGAAATACAGCGGCTCATATGAAAACGAGTTTTGTCGGCCATGCTCAAACGATTATCATTGAAAAAGGTGAGTTAGTGTTAGGGACATGGCAGGGGATTTACTTCTGTGAATTTGATGGGCCAAGGCAGAGAACAGTAAGCGCGAAATTGCTGCGGTAA
- a CDS encoding fatty acid desaturase family protein — translation MEDFHSYGWYAKRIAKHLPKGVFKPVPKRLWGGLAYLAIVVAGLLLISLFDWHPLIYLPISLVLGASFAGMGFLGHEILHGTVVKKPWIRDLLGAIAFWPLSTGPKLWRKWHNLNHHIHTQHEENDPDSWPTLERLSKSKMVRWIYKLPLFIRAFFAFASLAIQFSAHSLKMFFAYIKDFKPKKQPEVWLQMILPWATWIGLLFLIGWEKWLFAFFLPLLLANLIVMGYISTNHRLNPLVPVNDPLANSLTVTVPKWVDYIHFNFSYHTEHHLFPGMSSKHYPLVKYHIKKMWPERYHEMPIGKALIALWKTPRPYFDNRELIDPSQGSLYGSLGNGLNPEHITIKKQLDD, via the coding sequence ATGGAAGACTTTCATTCATACGGCTGGTACGCAAAGCGTATCGCAAAACATCTGCCGAAGGGCGTTTTCAAACCTGTTCCGAAACGTCTGTGGGGAGGATTAGCCTACTTAGCGATTGTGGTTGCTGGTTTATTGCTGATCAGTTTGTTTGATTGGCATCCACTCATTTACTTACCGATTTCGCTTGTGCTTGGAGCGAGTTTTGCCGGGATGGGATTTCTCGGTCACGAAATTCTGCACGGTACCGTGGTTAAGAAACCTTGGATCCGGGACCTCTTGGGTGCCATTGCGTTTTGGCCGCTCAGTACAGGTCCGAAGCTTTGGAGAAAGTGGCATAATTTAAATCACCATATTCATACACAGCACGAGGAGAATGATCCAGATTCATGGCCGACACTTGAACGATTGAGCAAAAGTAAAATGGTTCGCTGGATATACAAACTGCCCCTGTTCATTCGAGCCTTTTTCGCATTTGCGTCGCTGGCCATTCAGTTCTCTGCCCACTCGCTGAAAATGTTTTTTGCTTATATTAAGGATTTTAAACCAAAGAAACAGCCCGAAGTCTGGCTGCAAATGATACTGCCGTGGGCCACCTGGATTGGGCTTCTGTTTCTGATCGGCTGGGAAAAGTGGTTATTTGCCTTCTTTCTTCCACTACTGTTGGCAAATTTGATCGTGATGGGTTACATTTCAACCAACCACCGATTAAACCCGCTCGTACCTGTCAATGATCCACTGGCGAACAGTTTGACTGTTACCGTGCCAAAATGGGTCGATTATATTCACTTTAATTTTTCATATCATACCGAGCACCATTTGTTTCCTGGTATGAGTTCGAAACATTATCCCTTGGTTAAATATCATATTAAAAAAATGTGGCCGGAACGCTATCACGAAATGCCTATTGGCAAAGCCCTGATCGCTTTATGGAAAACACCACGGCCTTACTTTGACAATCGGGAATTAATTGATCCCTCACAAGGGAGTCTTTACGGATCTCTCGGCAATGGATTAAATCCAGAGCACATTACAATTAAAAAACAGCTTGACGACTAA
- the leuB gene encoding 3-isopropylmalate dehydrogenase produces the protein MKKHIVLLPGDGIGPEVTKAAKRVLETTAEQFGHTFTFETQDIGGAAIDHQGTPLPEDTLAACRKADGIVLGAVGGPKWEHLPGHLRPEKGLLGIRKQLGLFANLRPIKGFPSLLHASPLKREVVEGSDLLIVRELTGGLYFGEPRERRNQNTEVVDTLTYTRAEIERIVDQAFQSAQLRRRHLTSVDKANVLESSRMWREIVEEKKHDYPDVEVEHMLVDAAAMKLITNPTYFDVLVTENMFGDILSDEASVLTGSLGMLPSASIREDGLGLYEPVHGSAPDIAGQDKANPLAAILSAAMMLRYSFQMSEEADEVEAAVHAVLQDKYHTADLKVAGGIQVSGSVLANKVSEQMSSHDTTENIMRCYV, from the coding sequence ATGAAAAAGCATATTGTTCTATTGCCTGGTGACGGTATTGGTCCTGAGGTAACAAAAGCGGCAAAACGAGTGCTGGAAACGACAGCGGAACAGTTTGGTCATACCTTTACGTTTGAAACACAGGACATCGGAGGAGCGGCGATCGATCATCAGGGCACTCCTCTTCCTGAGGATACTCTGGCTGCCTGCCGAAAAGCAGATGGCATCGTGCTCGGGGCTGTGGGCGGACCAAAGTGGGAGCACCTGCCTGGTCACCTTCGTCCGGAGAAGGGGCTGCTTGGGATCCGTAAACAACTTGGCTTGTTTGCGAATCTTAGACCGATAAAAGGGTTTCCATCGCTTTTACATGCGTCCCCTCTCAAGCGGGAAGTTGTGGAAGGCAGTGATTTGCTGATTGTAAGGGAGTTGACTGGCGGCCTTTATTTCGGGGAACCGCGGGAGCGCCGCAATCAGAATACAGAAGTCGTAGACACGTTGACGTACACACGAGCTGAGATTGAGCGGATCGTTGATCAAGCATTTCAAAGTGCACAGCTACGGCGCCGTCATCTAACTTCAGTCGATAAAGCGAATGTCCTGGAGTCAAGCCGGATGTGGAGAGAAATCGTGGAAGAGAAGAAACATGACTATCCGGATGTAGAAGTGGAACACATGCTCGTGGATGCAGCGGCGATGAAATTGATTACGAATCCAACTTACTTTGACGTATTGGTGACGGAAAATATGTTTGGTGATATTTTAAGCGATGAAGCTTCTGTTTTGACTGGGTCGCTTGGAATGCTGCCGTCTGCAAGTATTCGGGAGGATGGCCTCGGGTTATATGAACCTGTGCATGGATCAGCACCAGACATTGCCGGTCAGGATAAGGCCAACCCGCTGGCAGCCATTTTGTCAGCAGCCATGATGCTGCGTTATTCATTCCAAATGAGTGAGGAAGCAGATGAAGTGGAAGCAGCAGTCCACGCAGTGCTGCAAGATAAATATCATACAGCTGACCTTAAGGTAGCTGGAGGAATTCAAGTTAGTGGGAGCGTACTTGCTAACAAGGTATCTGAACAAATGAGCTCACATGATACGACGGAAAATATTATGCGATGTTATGTCTAA
- a CDS encoding DUF3231 family protein, whose protein sequence is MTTSDHLSISASELGTLWMAYQNKTMNMRFLEYYIEKAEKQEAKRLLESYYNKESEHVKTLIKIFQDEGAALPIGFTEKDVTPGAPRLYDEMFDIMHLRLITEINMGLFTVHFSMAYRDDIRKLYQRFTADAQEAFDQTTGLLLEQSAIPRPPYVTMPKQVEFAKNKQYMTGFNLLTHKRTLNAVEIGHLYQAIEANTIGETLMTGFAQSAQNKEAAKIFFEAKDLAKKITSTLSDLLRQSDVHTPSPWAGTATDSTNAPFSDKMMMYQTSVFSSFGLTSNALGSAFSLRSDLPLKLAKIAQDTFSFAKNSGQVMIKNGWLEEPPQSEDRAKLSKGQTNK, encoded by the coding sequence ATGACTACCTCAGATCACCTGTCCATTTCTGCATCAGAATTAGGAACGCTATGGATGGCTTACCAAAATAAAACGATGAACATGAGGTTTTTAGAATATTACATTGAAAAAGCGGAAAAACAAGAAGCCAAAAGACTTTTGGAATCCTATTATAATAAGGAAAGTGAACATGTAAAAACTTTGATAAAAATATTTCAGGACGAAGGAGCCGCTTTGCCTATAGGCTTTACTGAAAAAGATGTCACTCCAGGAGCCCCTCGTCTTTACGATGAAATGTTTGATATCATGCATTTACGTTTGATTACAGAAATTAATATGGGCCTTTTTACAGTACACTTTTCAATGGCCTATAGGGATGACATACGAAAGTTGTACCAACGGTTTACCGCGGATGCCCAAGAAGCTTTTGACCAGACGACAGGTTTGCTGTTAGAGCAGTCGGCTATTCCCCGCCCCCCTTATGTCACGATGCCAAAGCAAGTAGAATTTGCAAAGAACAAACAATATATGACTGGATTTAATCTGTTAACTCATAAAAGGACCTTAAATGCCGTGGAAATTGGTCATCTTTACCAAGCCATCGAGGCAAACACGATAGGTGAAACACTTATGACGGGTTTCGCCCAATCGGCCCAAAATAAAGAAGCAGCAAAGATTTTCTTTGAAGCAAAAGATCTTGCGAAAAAAATTACTTCCACTTTAAGTGACCTCTTGCGTCAAAGTGATGTACACACCCCTTCACCATGGGCGGGGACAGCGACTGATTCCACCAACGCACCCTTTTCAGACAAAATGATGATGTATCAAACCAGTGTATTCTCTAGCTTTGGTCTTACCAGCAATGCTCTTGGGTCAGCATTTAGTTTACGAAGTGATTTACCCTTAAAATTGGCAAAAATTGCACAAGACACCTTCAGTTTCGCTAAGAATAGCGGGCAAGTTATGATCAAAAATGGATGGTTAGAGGAACCCCCTCAATCAGAGGACAGAGCAAAATTATCAAAAGGACAAACCAATAAATAA